In a single window of the Elaeis guineensis isolate ETL-2024a chromosome 4, EG11, whole genome shotgun sequence genome:
- the LOC105061518 gene encoding LOW QUALITY PROTEIN: uncharacterized protein (The sequence of the model RefSeq protein was modified relative to this genomic sequence to represent the inferred CDS: inserted 1 base in 1 codon; substituted 1 base at 1 genomic stop codon), which yields MFTNDQRQLERTGKYGTPRAQYLQELVTEFQGTSKEESKERIVAHLANFAYDPYNYTFLRQLNVLELFLDCITEPNEKLVEFGVGGICNSCADPANAAVIIECGGIPLILQCLSSPLETLXVSYALGALYYLCNPXTKKEILKPEVVEVIRKYAAAEGVNVTFSNLANAFLDKHVNQ from the exons ATGTTCACCAATGACCAGAGACAGTTGGAGCGCACTGGGAAATACGGCACCCCCAGGGCTCAATACCTCCAG GAGCTTGTGACCGAGTTTCAGGGCACATCCAAAGAAG aatcaaaagagagaattgttGCCCATTTGGCTAACTTCGCATACGACCCCTACAATTATACATTTCTACGCCAG CTTAATGTTTTGGAGCTATTCCTCGACTGTATAACGGAGCCAAATGAAAAACTTGTTGAATTTGGGGTTGGTGGTATTTGTAACTCATGTGCTG ATCCAGCAAATGCTGCGGTTATTATTGAGTGTGGTGGAATCCCTTTGATCCTACAATGCTTATCTAGCCCGTTAGAAACACTGTAA GTGAGTTATGCTCTTGGAGCTCTATACTATCTCTGTAATC TGACCAAGAAAGAGATCTTGAAACCAGAAGTTGTTGAAGTAATAAGAAAATATGCTGCAGCTGAAGGTGTTAATGTGACTTTCAGCAATCTGGCCAATGCATTTTTGGACAAGCATGTAAACCAATGA